From the Juglans microcarpa x Juglans regia isolate MS1-56 unplaced genomic scaffold, Jm3101_v1.0 JmScfU0021, whole genome shotgun sequence genome, one window contains:
- the LOC121245458 gene encoding LOW QUALITY PROTEIN: phosphoserine phosphatase, chloroplastic-like (The sequence of the model RefSeq protein was modified relative to this genomic sequence to represent the inferred CDS: inserted 1 base in 1 codon; deleted 1 base in 1 codon), with protein MEGLVSSQMTLIGAHYRQLNSPFLPAFSLQFKRRFDISRIGTDKSPKSLKSVTASVQPLETSKLGHSNNTLPSKDVLDLWRXANAVCFDVDSTVCLDEGIDELAEYCGAGKAVAEWTSRAMSGSVPFEEALAARLALFNPSAAQVQDFLEKRPPRLSPGIDELVKMLKANNTTVYLISGGFRQMINPVASILGIPHENIFANRLLFGSSGEFVGFDTKEPTSRSGGKATAVQQIRKAHNYKALVMIGDGATDLEARKPGGADLFICYAGVQLREAVAANADWLVFSFKDLMNSLE; from the exons ATGGAAGGATTGGTGAGTTCTCAGATGACACTCATTGGTGCTCATTATAGGCAACTTAACTCTCCTTTCCTTCCTGCATTTTCTCTCCAATTCAAAAGAAGATTTGATATCAGTCGAATTGGGACGGACAAATCTCCTAAATCATTGAAATCAGTTACTGCTTCTGTTCAACCATTGGAA ACCTCAAAATTGGGTCACTCGAACAACACTCTGCCATCCAAAG ATGTCCTTGATTTATGGA GTGCCAATGCGGTGTGCTTCGATGTGGATAGCACAGTGTGTCTGGATGAAGGCATTGATGAACTTGCAGAGTACTGTGGAGCTGGAAAGGCTGTTGCAGAATGGACTTCTAG AGCAATGAGTGGTTCTGTTCCTTTTGAGGAGGCCTTGGCTGCCAGACTTGCTTTGTTCAATCCTTCCGCTGCCCAAGTCCAGGACTTTCTTGAAAAGAGGCCCCCAAG GCTTTCTCCTGGCATAGACGAGTTGGTCAAGATGCTGAAGGCTAATAATACCACTGTTTACCTTATCTCTGGAGGCTTTCGTCAAATGATCAAT CCTGTTGCATCAATCCTTGGGATTCCACATGAAAACATCTTTGCCAATCGATTGCTATTTGGAAGTTCGGGGGAGTTTGTGGGGTTTGACACCAAGGAGCCTACTTCAAGAAGTGGAGGAAAAGCCACTGCGGTTCAACAGATAAGGAAG GCTCATAATTACAAGGCATTAGTCATGATTGGGGATGGCGCAACTGATCTTGAG GCTCGTAAACCAGGAGGTGCAGATTTGTTTATATGTTATGCTGGTGTACAACTTCGAGAAGCTGTTGCCGCTAACGCTGACTGGCTGGTTTTCAGTTTTAAAGATCTAATGAACTCCTTGGAGTAG